From the Chloroflexus aurantiacus J-10-fl genome, one window contains:
- the carB gene encoding carbamoyl-phosphate synthase large subunit, with protein sequence MPKRTDLHTILIIGSGPIVIGQACEFDYSGTQACKALREEGYRVVLVNSNPATIMTDPGLADATYIEPLTVPSLERIIARERPDAILPTVGGQTALNLAVALHEAGILEKYGVELIGASVEAVRIAEDRQRFKDKMIEIGLQVPRSGTATTLEEALAIVAQTGFPAIIRPSFTLGGEGGGIAYNMEEFRTIVERGLDASPVSQVLVEESVLGWKEFELEVMRDRNDNGVIICSIENIDPMGVHTGDSITVAPAMTLTDREYQRMRDMGLAVLRAVGVETGGSNVQFAVSPTDGRIYVIEMNPRVSRSSALASKATGFPIAKIAAKLAVGYTLDELPNDITRETPASFEPTLDYVVVKIPRFTFEKFPQADQTLTTSMKSVGEVMAIGRTFAEAFQKAWRSLEQGRAGWGADGRDAIEPERLRERLITPHPDRMFYIRYALQSGMSVEQISNLTKIDPWFIRQLEQIVNLEGRLRAFDLATIPPDLLRQAKRMGFSDAQLAHLLRVPAGPQRWSAELAVRQRRLELGIRPTYHRVDTCAAEFPAFTPYLYSSYESEDEAEPTDRKKVIILGSGPNRIGQGIEFDYCCSHAVFGLRALGYETIMVNCNPETVSTDYDTADRLYFEPLTLEDVLNVVDVERPDGVIIQFGGQTPLKLARALEAVGVPIWGTAPEAIDLAEDRDRFGALLKELNIPAPEHGSATSWEEALTVARRIGYPVVVRPSYVLGGRAMAIVYDDAALERYMREAVAASPEHPVLIDRFLEDAFEMDVDAVCDGHTVVIAGIMEQIELAGVHSGDSACVIPTYMVAEEHVVTMRHYTERLAQALGVVGLMNIQYAMKDGVVYVLEVNPRASRTVPFVAKATGVPWVQLAVQCAAGARLKVDQDQVYVTHPVLPDSPRYRLDVSSEQRFHVKEVVLPWSRFSGVDTLLGPEMKSTGEGMGSGATFGEAFAKAQMACGSHLPTSGNAFLSVNDRDKATLLPIARELAALGFNLLATSGTAAYLQQHGLKVTPIYKVNEGRPNAVDYIKNGEIALIVNTPLGKVSFFDEAAIRRAAITYGVPTLTTLSGAAAAVQAIQALRAGQWTLQSLQERSALVVDE encoded by the coding sequence ATGCCAAAGCGCACCGATTTACATACCATCCTGATCATCGGCTCTGGCCCAATTGTGATTGGTCAGGCCTGTGAGTTCGACTATTCCGGCACCCAGGCTTGTAAGGCGTTACGTGAAGAAGGGTATCGTGTCGTCCTGGTCAACTCGAATCCGGCTACAATCATGACCGATCCCGGCCTGGCCGATGCAACGTATATTGAACCTCTAACTGTTCCCAGCCTCGAGCGGATCATCGCCCGTGAACGACCAGATGCGATTCTGCCTACTGTTGGTGGGCAGACGGCGCTGAATCTGGCAGTGGCTCTCCACGAGGCCGGTATCCTGGAGAAGTATGGCGTAGAACTGATTGGCGCCTCTGTTGAAGCGGTACGTATCGCCGAAGATCGGCAACGCTTCAAGGACAAAATGATCGAGATTGGGTTACAGGTGCCACGTTCAGGGACGGCGACCACGCTTGAGGAAGCGTTAGCCATTGTGGCGCAAACCGGTTTTCCGGCCATTATTCGCCCATCGTTTACGCTGGGTGGTGAAGGTGGTGGCATTGCCTACAATATGGAGGAGTTCCGCACCATTGTTGAACGCGGACTCGATGCCTCTCCGGTATCACAGGTCTTGGTTGAAGAGAGCGTGCTGGGCTGGAAAGAGTTTGAGCTGGAGGTGATGCGCGACCGGAACGATAACGGCGTAATCATCTGTTCCATTGAGAACATCGACCCGATGGGTGTCCATACCGGTGATAGCATTACCGTTGCGCCGGCGATGACGCTCACCGACCGCGAGTATCAGCGCATGCGCGATATGGGGCTGGCGGTGCTGCGGGCGGTTGGTGTGGAAACCGGTGGCTCGAATGTGCAATTTGCTGTGTCGCCAACCGATGGGCGTATTTACGTGATTGAGATGAACCCTCGTGTGTCTCGCTCGTCGGCACTGGCCTCGAAAGCGACCGGGTTCCCCATCGCCAAGATCGCGGCCAAGCTGGCCGTTGGCTATACCCTTGATGAGCTGCCCAATGACATCACCCGCGAGACACCGGCGTCGTTTGAACCGACCCTCGACTATGTGGTGGTGAAGATTCCGCGGTTTACGTTCGAGAAGTTCCCCCAGGCCGATCAGACCCTCACCACGTCGATGAAATCGGTCGGTGAAGTGATGGCAATTGGGCGTACCTTCGCTGAAGCGTTCCAGAAAGCCTGGCGTTCGCTCGAACAGGGACGTGCCGGCTGGGGAGCAGATGGTCGCGATGCGATTGAGCCGGAACGGCTGCGCGAACGGTTGATTACCCCGCATCCTGATCGCATGTTTTACATCCGCTACGCCTTGCAGAGTGGGATGTCGGTTGAGCAAATTAGCAATCTGACTAAAATCGATCCGTGGTTTATCCGTCAGCTCGAACAGATTGTTAATCTGGAAGGACGTTTGCGGGCGTTCGATCTGGCAACCATCCCGCCCGATCTGCTCCGTCAGGCCAAACGGATGGGATTCAGCGATGCGCAACTGGCTCATCTCCTGCGCGTGCCTGCCGGCCCGCAGCGCTGGTCTGCCGAGTTGGCTGTTCGCCAACGCCGGCTAGAGTTGGGCATCCGGCCTACCTATCACCGGGTAGATACCTGCGCTGCTGAATTTCCGGCCTTTACCCCCTATCTCTACTCATCGTATGAGAGTGAAGACGAGGCCGAACCGACTGATCGCAAAAAGGTGATCATTCTCGGCTCCGGCCCCAATCGGATCGGCCAGGGGATCGAGTTCGACTACTGTTGTAGTCACGCCGTCTTTGGTCTGCGTGCCCTTGGCTATGAGACCATTATGGTCAACTGCAACCCGGAGACCGTTTCCACCGACTACGACACAGCAGATCGGCTCTATTTCGAGCCGCTCACGCTGGAGGATGTGCTTAACGTAGTCGATGTTGAACGTCCCGACGGCGTCATCATCCAGTTCGGTGGTCAGACACCGCTCAAACTGGCGCGGGCACTCGAAGCAGTTGGTGTACCCATCTGGGGTACCGCACCCGAAGCGATTGATCTGGCCGAGGATCGGGATCGCTTTGGGGCGTTGTTAAAGGAGTTGAATATTCCCGCACCTGAGCATGGCAGTGCTACCTCGTGGGAAGAGGCATTGACCGTCGCCCGTCGGATTGGGTATCCGGTCGTAGTACGTCCGAGCTATGTGCTCGGCGGACGGGCAATGGCAATCGTCTACGACGATGCCGCACTCGAACGCTACATGCGCGAGGCTGTCGCTGCCTCGCCGGAACATCCCGTCCTCATCGACCGTTTTCTTGAGGATGCCTTCGAGATGGATGTTGATGCCGTGTGTGATGGTCATACGGTCGTGATTGCCGGCATCATGGAACAGATTGAGCTGGCCGGTGTCCATTCCGGTGACAGTGCCTGTGTGATCCCCACATACATGGTGGCGGAAGAACACGTCGTGACCATGCGGCATTACACGGAACGGCTGGCGCAGGCGCTGGGTGTGGTCGGGCTGATGAACATCCAGTACGCGATGAAAGACGGGGTTGTCTACGTTCTGGAAGTCAATCCGCGTGCATCGCGCACTGTGCCCTTCGTCGCCAAGGCTACCGGTGTGCCGTGGGTGCAACTGGCCGTGCAGTGTGCAGCCGGTGCCCGGCTTAAGGTTGATCAGGATCAGGTGTATGTTACGCATCCCGTCCTGCCTGATTCACCCCGCTATCGCCTGGACGTCAGCAGTGAGCAACGCTTTCATGTCAAAGAGGTGGTGCTGCCGTGGTCGCGGTTTAGTGGCGTTGACACACTGCTCGGCCCTGAGATGAAGTCGACCGGTGAAGGGATGGGCAGCGGGGCGACCTTCGGGGAGGCATTCGCCAAAGCCCAGATGGCCTGTGGTAGCCACCTGCCGACGAGCGGTAACGCTTTCTTGAGTGTCAATGACCGTGATAAGGCGACATTGCTACCGATTGCCCGCGAACTGGCCGCACTCGGCTTCAATTTGCTGGCAACCAGTGGTACTGCTGCGTACCTTCAACAGCACGGCCTGAAGGTCACACCGATCTACAAGGTGAATGAGGGACGGCCAAATGCGGTCGATTACATCAAGAATGGCGAAATTGCGCTGATCGTCAACACCCCGCTCGGCAAAGTAAGCTTCTTCGACGAGGCGGCGATCCGGCGGGCAGCGATCACCTACGGCGTGCCGACGCTCACGACACTCTCTGGGGCGGCGGCGGCTGTGCAGGCTATTCAGGCGTTGCGGGCCGGGCAATGGACGCTCCAGTCATTGCAGGAACGGTCGGCGCTGGTGGTAGACGAATAA
- a CDS encoding ABC transporter ATP-binding protein: MGFLFDGLDAEGYDRKYSDRELVRRILRYFRPQAPRIITAALMISATALIEALIPIFISRSIDEIQTATSLDRVGILAGALALIACLSWVFNLIRQTMSVRAIGEVVLAMRRDAADAVLARDLSFYDEFPSGKIVSRVNSDTAAFAQVMTLTMDLLSRLLLVVVLIGYLASVSWSLTLILLGLAPLIISAALAFRAIARRVITASRRVNAEVSNHIQETVSGIGVAKTFRQEQAVYADFLDVNQKSRRINLRTRYTFSSIFPLLNLLAAVGTALLVYLGGQAVYAGELTTGSWFLFIQGLQSFWFPLTSIASFWSQFQLGLAAGERVFALIDAEPRVVQVDRLDPGRLRGEIRFSEVDFAYKPGEPVLRQFNLHIKPGERVALVGHTGSGKSSIAKLIARFYEFQGGQIQIDGYDIRRLDLNAYRSQLGMVTQIPFLFDGTVRENIRYGRPDADDEAVMAAAQRVGNGDWLSSLPAGLDTPVGERGSGLSMGQRQLVALARVLLQDPAILILDEATASIDPLTEALIQEGLDEAMRGRTAIIIAHRLSTVREVDRIIVLRHGTILEQGTHDQLLAAGGHYAELYNTYFRHQSLEYIEAAGRRDAA, from the coding sequence ATGGGTTTTCTGTTTGATGGCCTCGACGCCGAGGGTTACGACCGCAAATACAGTGATCGTGAACTGGTGCGGCGTATTCTGCGCTATTTTCGCCCACAAGCGCCCCGCATCATCACCGCAGCGCTTATGATCAGTGCAACGGCGCTGATCGAGGCGCTGATCCCGATCTTTATCTCGCGCAGTATCGATGAGATACAGACGGCAACATCGCTGGATCGGGTGGGTATCCTGGCCGGTGCACTGGCTCTGATTGCCTGTCTCTCGTGGGTATTTAACCTGATCCGCCAGACGATGTCGGTACGGGCGATTGGTGAAGTGGTACTGGCAATGCGCCGCGATGCTGCCGATGCTGTCCTGGCCCGTGATCTGAGCTTCTACGATGAGTTTCCATCCGGGAAGATTGTCAGTCGGGTCAACTCTGATACCGCTGCGTTCGCACAGGTGATGACGTTGACGATGGATTTGCTCAGCCGGCTCTTGCTGGTCGTGGTGCTAATCGGTTATCTGGCCAGTGTAAGCTGGTCATTGACCCTGATATTGCTGGGACTGGCCCCATTGATCATCAGCGCAGCGCTGGCTTTTCGCGCCATTGCCCGCCGGGTCATCACCGCATCGCGCCGGGTCAATGCTGAAGTCAGCAACCACATTCAAGAGACGGTGAGTGGTATTGGCGTGGCCAAAACTTTTCGCCAGGAGCAAGCCGTCTACGCTGACTTCCTCGATGTGAATCAGAAGAGTCGACGGATCAATCTCCGCACGCGCTATACCTTTAGCAGCATCTTTCCGTTGCTCAATCTGCTGGCCGCAGTTGGGACAGCATTACTGGTCTATCTGGGTGGACAGGCAGTGTATGCCGGTGAACTCACCACCGGGAGCTGGTTCCTGTTCATTCAAGGTCTGCAAAGCTTCTGGTTTCCGCTGACCAGTATCGCTTCGTTCTGGAGCCAGTTTCAGCTCGGTCTGGCAGCCGGCGAGCGGGTCTTTGCCCTGATCGACGCTGAACCGCGAGTAGTGCAGGTTGACCGGCTTGATCCGGGACGTCTCCGTGGCGAGATCAGGTTTAGCGAGGTCGATTTTGCGTACAAGCCGGGTGAACCGGTATTGCGCCAGTTCAACCTGCATATCAAGCCGGGTGAACGGGTAGCACTGGTGGGCCACACCGGTTCGGGCAAGAGTAGCATTGCCAAGCTGATTGCTCGTTTCTACGAATTTCAAGGTGGTCAGATTCAGATCGATGGCTACGATATTCGTCGTCTCGATCTGAATGCCTACCGTAGTCAGCTTGGGATGGTGACCCAAATCCCCTTCTTGTTCGACGGTACGGTGCGCGAGAATATTCGTTACGGACGACCAGATGCTGACGATGAGGCGGTGATGGCTGCTGCACAGCGTGTCGGCAACGGCGACTGGCTGAGTAGCCTGCCAGCCGGACTGGACACACCGGTAGGCGAGCGCGGCAGTGGCCTGAGTATGGGCCAACGACAACTGGTTGCCCTGGCGCGGGTCTTATTGCAAGACCCGGCGATTCTGATCCTCGATGAAGCGACGGCCAGCATTGACCCGCTCACCGAGGCATTGATCCAGGAGGGGCTTGACGAGGCAATGCGCGGACGTACCGCGATCATTATCGCTCACCGGCTAAGCACTGTGCGAGAGGTGGATCGGATCATCGTGCTCCGCCATGGCACCATTCTCGAACAGGGCACCCACGATCAGTTGCTGGCTGCCGGCGGGCATTATGCTGAGCTTTACAACACCTATTTTCGCCATCAGAGCCTCGAATATATTGAGGCCGCCGGGCGGAGGGATGCGGCGTAG